From the Danaus plexippus chromosome 9 unlocalized genomic scaffold, MEX_DaPlex mxdp_24, whole genome shotgun sequence genome, the window ACTTCTGAGACTTCGCGAATATTCTATACACGATTGAAAAATGAATAATGCCGACGTCTATAAATTTATGGTCTACAAAAAATTCCTCgctctatattaattatataatctgtttttaCTTTTAGTATAATTTCTGTCAGACAATTTCAATTACcgccatgtttttattttgacaataGACGTATTCTAATGTCACAGATTCTCACTATTGTACGGttacatatatacagataatatatagaaacaaaCGCGTGTTCAAAAACGTCGAGACAGAACAAAGTGtcttatcaaattttaaatcgGAACGTGTGAACTCGGAGCGAgacttattataaagtaatatagcATTCaagcaattattaaataatagaataatactTCAAGAGATTTCACTTTGTACTTTTAGCGTTTTAGATTTGACAATTGTTTAAACACAACCAATATTATAGCGGCCCTGTCGACAATTTTATCGGTATgagcacattttttttttggtaagcCATGAAACTAAGTCGCCGCCTGCGGAGTGAAAGGGGCGTAGGGGTTGGGCCACCAAGAGCCCCCTCAACCTCGTTTTACTACACAACACGGCCAAGAACTCTGTCACGTGGTTgacctataataaatatattcaagggaattattaatttcctatatttattatcttgaaTACCAATAGAGGGTATTTAACAAGAAAAGAACTATCCGTACCTTCAAtacaaaatagattttaataaaaacacacaaTTATGactagatgtttttttttattcatatgtaagttaaaattaataacctgAGAGTGGTAATCGCGATTAAactatagaatattatatttaaacaaacgtACGAAATATACGGAGGTAGATTTTTAAACGTAATACAATGTtccctaaaataaaatatttaggtttactgaatatatatatatatatatttaaagagcgttgaatatttaatttttttcgacTGACAAGTTGTTTAATCCGAAATTTCTTCTTATTTAGGACTACCCAcacttattgaaataataatttcaataaatactgCCAAACGTAATTTAACATAACCTCTATAATTACACTGTACGAAATAATCAATCTGTCTTATGTGAGACGATTTATGTAGATCCCTGCATATGTATTACATGTACGTAACTAACCCAAAGCGATGTGCTCTGTGACGAGTTTCTTAAGAATAATGAAGCATACAATCAAACGACAGAAAATTTAGTTACGATGATATCTCAGCTATATAATTCCGCTGTCGCGTCTTTCATGAAAACTTACCACTATTCCTTGCATGTTAGATATTGTGGGGTCTAGAAAATCCTTGTCATTCAAGAGCAATTTaactaagttttttattattttacatgagcactaaattttttaattctgttttctGTTGATCCTTATGACGTGTATGTTTACGCCATGTCAGCAAGAAATTGATAGCAAAGACTAATATTGCATGTTTAAaacctataaataatttgctaTAATTTCCCTATATCGGCGATGACGGTAGTTGATACTAATCCTTGTgcacttaataaaaatttgcattGTCGAACTAAATACGAAGCCTTTCCAGTTTTTCagccataaatatatttttaattcgtcTGGATAGTGCTTGATTATAATTCTACCCGTTGGAATGTGGAAATGAAGTCGTAGGTGGTGAAGATCTATGAATAAAAGTCTAGAAATGCTCAGAATCTAGTTTGACAATTTAAACGTCTAGTAAGTGTTCTAAGCAAAAGTTAGTCCAACTCGATTGCTAGACAgagatagaaaatataaatgtctcaCCTCAACAGGCATGTCAGCTGGACGTCGTTTTGGTACCGCGCGAGTGCGGACGCTCCTTCAACCCTAACCGCGTTAACTTTGTCCCTCAAGGCGGTCCCGCAGCCTGAACAGCGCTCCTTCAGGATGGACAGGATGTTGGGCTGACGGAGGAATGCTACCACCTAAGAAGATTTTCCAGATCAATAGGAAATATACTCTAAATCAATAGGTTTATAGTGACTTTTGACctgtcaaataatattaccaGCACACAACCACTCAAGGACAAATTCCAGATTGAAGCAGTTCCGaacttttaaatgatattgatGGGTCATTTGAAATGGTCAGtctatgacaaaaatataaggcTAGGTATTTAGGTAATAACAACTTGgtagtatattatatgtttttaacagtcatgtgtgtatataaaaataacatactaGAAGTAAGTAAAATATGTCAGAACTGATAAAGAATTACATGGACTCATACTAACTGCACTGAATTCTTCTAATCAGAAAGTACAGATAATAGATATTTTGCCTTGGTTCTATTTGATTCACTGAAAATGTCTTTGTAAGTCCTAAATTATGATAAGCAAGGACTTTTATGTATTACAAACAAGAAATACCAAAAATTCACATCAACATGTCccatctaataaaataaaatatagataaaatctAAATCTATATTGGCTAtgcaataaatgaaaaatacacGATCTAACATATCTTAAACCGTCCAAATACCTTATCATTGTATGCTATGGGTATCTCTTGCTGAGAGTTCTGTAAGTACGAGTCGGCTGTGGATATCGGAGGTCTCGGCGGCGGAGTGGGAGCCTGTGTAAGgaaatttattctaaataaacgACTagatatactataaaaatatacaaatactaTTCTACATTTCTAatgattaagaaaaaataacaaaacaacaacTAATGCTATAAAGACCATCACGTGCAAAACATAGACCATGctgcaataaatatatgagtaTTCAAGCGCTACACTCCGTATGAAGAAAGAATAACTTGTTTGTTAGTTTCGCTAAGACCTGAGGCGATTCTGACaacaatattgtaattttgtgcTCGAATACAAAGACGTGTGCATGAATTTGTTATCAGGCGACAAAAAGTTCACGGGTCTCAAGTAAGCTAGTCTCAAAAAAACGGTCTCAAAAAACTAGTCTCTAATAAGCTGAACGTCTTAGTGATGTAAGCTATGGTGAACCAACATCGACCGTCACCTGGTCGGTCATAATGGGCCTCCGCCTCGGAGGCAGCAGCGGAGAGAACGGTCCCGCGGTCGGAGCCCGAGGCAGGCGGGGGTCCACGAATGTGGTGCGACGCATCACGTGGTCCACGAAGAAACGCTATCGTACGGAATTGTTAGTCACGTGACTGGATCGTATTAGTAGGGGATACGGACCCAGTTTGGTGGTGTATTAGTCGATCGAGTTAGTACAGAAATGAGAATGAAGGGTTATGTGTAAGGGGAGTGATAGTATATAGAGTATGTGTGGTGTCACCTTCCCGTTCCTGTCGAGCTTGGAGTCCCATCCTAAGGGCAACTCCCTGTCGGTTTCACTGAACATGTTGACCAGAGCTACGAGATCGCGGTTGTGTTGATAACGCTCGAAGGAGCTGGTGTCCCGACGGATCTTAGATATCATGTGTTTGAGAGTGGAGTTACAGTTGTATAGAGATGACGCTTCctgtaatagaaaaaatatatatatttaaaaaaatactttatttataaatattggttACTCGATGCTATATGGAGGGTAATTTTTGTCATTGGACAGCACCATAGTAAATGTACATCCCTACAATGATACATACAATACATATCtgtctctctctctttctctctttatttccattttcaaTCTCATTCTCACATCTCATTCTCACATTTCATGCATCCAGCCTGATCACTTTTCATAACGCTTCATCAGCTTATTTCCCAAAGCAGGCGTGCCTAAAGAGgctttacttaaaaaatattgaatggaTACATTTTAGAGGAATAACACTTTAACTCACCAGGTTCATATGCAATATGGAGTAGAAGTCAGGTCGTGCGAGGAACTCGGCGGCGGGATGTGGGGCGTGAGGCGCGGCGGGCGCGTTGGACGTCCCCGCGGGGGGCTCTTCCTCCTCAGGCGGCGCCCTCGTCAACGTGCGACGAATAGATTGATATCTGGAAGACAGAATGTTTGGCTCAAACAATGTACTTCTTAAAATCTAACAATGACTAGAACTGTACGAGACTACTTGCGATAAAaggtaattgaaaaaaaaacaaaggatTGGTCGTGGTTAGATGATGCGACTTTCATaactaaagatattaaaatgattcatattcatttattaaaaaaaaatataaacaaaaaaatatatgaaaaaaaagcaGGTGACGTGATTTTAATTCGTTACGAGTTTTAACGGATTCTATCTTACGGTTTACCTCCTATCTAACTGGCGCCTCTGTACTTCTGGTTCAGGCGAACGCGCTGCGCCGTTGGCAGCCGGCCTCTGCCACGTTGTTGTGCGATTTATATGATCAATATAGAAGACACGTCCGTGGCTGTCCATACGAGCCTCCCAACCTAAtcataattagaaaaaatatatatgcaagccaaaacaaagaatcattctaagatataaaaaaatacagcgCCAGTAACAgtttttcaaaaatgtttataataataattcaggCCATTAATTAATCGTAACAGAACAACCTTGCTTATTATGTGGGCGTAATTCTCAGGAGCAAAAATTAACTAAGTACGAATGTTAACTACCATATTAAGCATGACTAGAGCtacattataagaaaatattacttaccaGGTGGCAAAGGTTCTTCGCATTCAATGATTCCTCCAATCATGTTAGCCGGGAAATCTCCTGTCAAGGCCATTTGCCTGGACGCTCTCTCGGGTATGGAGGGTAGTCTTATCCCAGCCATATGCCGCAACGGTGTCGGCGATGCTACCGCGTTTTCATTATCATCAGTGTCGTCCACGGCTTGCGGTCTCCGCAAAACCACATCATCAGGTGGTCCAGCGTGAACGATAGTGAAATGGTTGCTATTAACGAACTCTAAGTTAGGCGATCTAATCTCCGATGTTCTTAATTCATTTGTGAATTCTACCATTTCAAAGTTTTCACAGTTCTGTATAGGTGGTGGGTGTAGATCTGGTGGCGGCAACGGCCGCGTTCTTCTCGCGTGATGAGTCGGTGTCGGTGGACATTGTGGAACGGTCGTATTTGCTAGCGCAGCTACTCTGGATAAGACTCTCGGGTGAGGCCTCATAGGACTGTCTGGGACATCCTTCGATGGTACCGATTTGTGAGGGGAATGTTTGGTATTGTTTTCACATCCgagattttttaacaaatgacGTGGTAAACTTGAGTGTTTAGGAGTGGAACTGTCACACGAATATTTTCGATTCATCAGCAATGTCCCAACATTTGGTATCGTCTTTCCGCCTTCTTCTATGGGAGAGCTAGAAGGGGATGAATTACAGGAACTGGGTGCGGTGTGGATTTCTTGCTCTCCTTCCCGACTACTCCCATCAATATGAGACGAGTTCAAAAATGCTGTCATCATGGTCGGCGTAGCTCGCCCCGAATTTTGTCTTGTGAGGGGCTTGTGACCTTTTACTACAGAAATTTCCTTTTCTTCGACCTGATGTCTATTATCGTCTTCGAAATCTACACGattacatatttcatttaagaatGTATGTTGTGCCTTCTCATCAGATTTTGCGTGATTAGGCGTCAAATGAAAATCACCTTCAACATTTTTCTCTTTTCTGGCGAAAGttgttgtaatataattgtcaGGAcctatatcttttataaacacaatGTTGCTTTTACCAACATTTTGCGTGCTATCAGGTACATCGACTGACTTCTTATCCTCTACaaatttagataatttaatgGAAGATATAGTTGAGTCACATAAGCTACCTTCAGTCTCAGGAGTTGCTAGAGGTGCAACATTTTGACATCCTCTTAAAAAAGTTGTGGTTGAAGAAATGGGAGCTTGAACGCCTGAATAAAATTCTCCaggtttaaaatcattaatatctCCGTGCAAAGCTGCGGAATTGGCAATGTTATTATCCGTAAAAAATTGTTCATCAGTGTCTATCAGCTCAAAAGTAAACGCATCTTCTGgctttgttaactttttagGTTTCCTATGCCTCTGAACAATCGGAGGTAAAGCGTGCATTCTTTCTAGAGGTTTATGTGATTGTCTAGGTGGTAAGGGCGGAACTGGAGATTTTTGAGCATCATTTGGCACATTCGCACCTTCCACATCATAAACAAACTTCATAATTTTGCAAGGATTCTGCGGTGAccataacttataatattcagtTCCATCGGGGGATGTCGGAGATTCTAACCCGATAttcatattagtttttttcttgACACCATTCAAAACTTGTCCACCACCAGTATCGACAGGAGGAGGACATTTCTTTTTGACACCAGATGACGTTGGTTTGCAGTCCAAAATATTGGGACATTCACTAGGAGATTCAGTACTACTACTAACTAGAGATTTACTATGATCACAATTTATTTGTTCGAGATTTAAGGTCCCATTATTTCCTAAGGTGCTAATTGAGCATTTATTGACATTCTCACTAAGATACTTGATGTCCTGGCTCGTACTCACTAATTCAACTCGAGGTGTGTTTTCTGAACTCATTTCGAAACTCTCATTGTTATATGAGAAGGGTGACACTTGATCACCGCTTCTTTTCCTCGAGATTCCCTCTTTAAGCCGATGTGGCAGCTTTTTAAGATCAATTTTAAATCGTGGTGGTAGGGTAGAAGACTCTGCAACGCATTCGTCTTCTTCGCCATTGTAGTAACGGAAACAGAGCAGTTGTTCACAATCtgtaatgaaataatcaatatcaatttattgattatcttttgaaaaataaaaagggaAAACAAATTTGTCAGTAACTCATTTTTACCTTCATAAGGCTGATTGGGCTCATCAAGCAGCCACATTATATGTCCAGTGTCGCATCCGGTCGCCGGCACGAGCCTGGCGATACCGGCTATGCTTGTGGTCTCTGAAAGCAGACgtggtaaaaattaaaaaccagcAGGCTCATAAATAATCAACAAACATAGAAACAATCTAAGCCCTTTATATAACATCCTTTGGAAactgtaaacattttaatgattatatataaaaaaaaaaaaaaacttaaacgaATCAAACAAAACGAAAACAGAACCCTCAAAACTCATTCGATGCCTGCGGGTACCagcattaaaaacaaaagcgAATGCAGGTGCAAAGAGCTGTAAgacagaataaaaacaaataacaaatgtcCCACGACCAAGACATGGCGAACGAGATGCGAACccttctttgttttttatctaCCAAAAATCAGTGCGTAGGTTGTGCAGTTTGGCGCTGGCGCATCACAAATTATGCGCCAGACTTAATCGCCGGATGCGGGAGACGCCCTCTTATTTAATGCGAAATAATCGAAGCCACCGAATTGCCAGTTAATTGGGGAAACATGGCTATAAATAAGACGAGGGCAAATTGATTCAGTAAGCAGAAGCCGCTACCGCCATCAGGCTATTATCATACGTTGATTGGACTGATAACTTCTTCCTATCGAAAAACCCACGAATGCACATGCGGGCGTGACCGAAGCATTCATATACAATTGTTTATGAGGAAAAAATCTCATATGAAAGCGATTTAcgaatcatataaatttttaatatggcaGTAGTGTGTACGGGATGCATAAAATATGGTCTGGGTTTGTTTCCGTTCTGGAATAATGATACTCACAGTCGAACCGAATGAACGTAATCATTGTctggtataattttattttttgttctggCTGTACGTAACGAGCCCTCATTTGtagataaacatataatatacgcGAActagagtatttttttaataacactcaTTTCCTCAGTCGTTAGCTCGTCACACATCACACAAGCTGGACGGACGGAACTTGAATCAGATTAGAGATATGTGATGTAGCAGGTGGTAcctaattgaatttaaagagAAGATTTATCATAAGAGGACGTCATGGATTCCATTCGGTTGTTATATGAATGAGTTACACGAAATTATCatgaatattgtaaaaatgtatgaattaaGTGTTGAGCGCGATGACGGCGGGGTGGTGACGACACGCCTGACACAGAAGCAGTCTATTTCCGGCGGTGACGCAACATCCGCACACTTCCGGACAAGGGATATAGGAGGAGATACAACTGTCGAGTCTCAGAAACAATATGCTGTCATTGGGggaaattataatagaaattcaaaatgtttgtAGAACAAAAAGTTTACATATTAAAGGGCTTAAGTTAAAGCGTATTCTTTGTTTCATTGAAGTAGTGTGTAATATGTTACAGAAAAAATTACGAACTATCACTtcattctataaatattatgctcttaaaatattaaaacgtctGACAATATTTAGCGGAAACATGTGTTAATCACGCAGCTTCCTCGAACATACGTAACGAACTTATTTTCGCTATTtgaatatctaaaaataaatttaaaaatgtataacaatcTGTTAGTTGTGTGAGATAGAGcagtcataataaaattaattgcgaCACTAGTACAATTACTATAGAACTAGATAACAGTAAATTAATGACTTATTTATTGTTCTAGATGATAATGGGAATGCTTTAGGGTTGCAATTACACCGTAGCGACAATCGAGCAATGCGTCACGGTGGTAGACGTAGAGCGGATGTTAATCGTTATACTAAACGCAAAATAAACACCATTTTCTTGTCCAACGCATACGAACACACAACTGCTtcagtatttattatgttacatgacaataatatcaatatcataCATACTGGAACAAAGAGATTTATATCAAGAGCttggtgataaaaaaatattacggaTCTACTacgcatttataattaaatttaataaaacttatttccgTTGcggcaaagtaaccgaaacttcaggagtatgttgttaaaatacaCCCGtagtaaaattgaaaaatattcgctttatttcaataaaaatcttagatctcattaaattattacggaAAAATTGCCGGTAAAGATAATTCTTTAAGCATGAAATCACAAAGCAAATATAAGTATACCTAAAGTATCTTCTACGATGAAGTTAATATGTCCTAATAACCAATACGTGCAACTAAATAGAGTCACGCTATCATAAATCGATTACCACAAAGTACCCCATCGCAGAACGTCATATTTATTGTCATCGGCACATCTGCCAAGACATCCACGAAACTAAGATATTCGAAACACTTAACTGTATCCGGCTCGGGATAGCATTTGGACGGCAGGAAATACAAGTTTAAAGGGGTCGAGTTGATGACAGACCCCCATTAGCGAAGTGACGATGTGACAGCTTCAGCAACTTGTTAAAATGATGACGTGGGACTTAATATTGTTACAGAAGAGACGTTCACACGGCTTAATGGTGACTGGTGTTAGTACCCTCGCCATACTCGATGACTGACATTCAACAAGTATGTAAATGAAACGGTATAGGAAAAAGTCCGACTCGAATGTACCTAAATTCGTGAGAGATCCAGTCGCATCTGtggaatacatttaattatcacGATGAACATTAAACTCGACATTTCCTGTCTTTCACTGTATTGtttccttaaaatttaaataggcaggtgagttttttttattcctaaatTCCTCTTCATTGATTCTCGACCATTAAGGACTGGTTGGATTTACGAGCGTGGACCACTTAAAATTCCACTATGGATACACAAATCTCACCggatataaaagttttaaacaaaacatttagcTTCTACGCATTCACTTGGACATAAAGATgtctttttataactatatttattctgtaccttgaaatttaaaatagctcAGAAAATATCTGAGGTTATTTCTCATGGAATTCACATccgaaataaatacaatatcaaacataaattaaCTGAAGTCAAAAAATGACGCACTTAGATAATAACAGCAAattatctgttttataaaaacaatttaattctaaGGTTAACCGTAACTATTTTTCCAgattaatatgttaatttattatgactcACTAATGACTCAATATCAGTGATAAGATACAGTCTTGGAGGATAATAGAATTTTGATGTGTAATAAAAAGCGTTTTGAGAacgaattttgaatataaacctTCTGTTCTTACTTAACCTTCCTCGGTTTCTCGGGTCATATTGACCCGAATCTGAAATGTTGAAAGTGTGAGTCTGAAATTGTTGCATTCTAAGaatatactaataatttataattttgttatacctCAATCATTGAGCGTGTTATAGCTGAAGGtaatttgagaaaaaatatttgtttacatgTGCATGCGGTTAGATTACATTATTTTCGTGAGACGGTCACTTTTATTTGATTCACTTATTGTTTGGACTTGACGTATTTCGTCAGTGTTTGAAATGGCTCGCAATTTGACTAATTCTATGATTTCGCAAATCCTAAACTACGATATAAATTCTGAAGATGAAATAATTAGTGAAACGGAGAATAGTTTGGATGAAAATCCTGCCGACAATTTTCAACTCAGTTTAGACAATGAAAGCCATAGCGACGGAACAATTAGCGATGAAGAGCCTCTTTCGAGATACGTTATCAATACCAGTACTAATGAGATCCAAGTGCTATCGAAAAATGGTGAGTTTGTATGGTCACGAACCCCATTTGAAGTCAGAGATCGTTTGAGTAGGGCAAACCTTATAAAACTTACACCAGGTATTACCAGGTATGCTTctattcacataaataaatttagaagttCTTTtggtttatttctaaataaacgtataaaatatataattttgaaacaaacaaatatagaaGGTTCTTCACGTTTCGGAAATAAAGAGCAAAAATGTAATTCTGTTGAGCACAAATCACAACAAAATAGAAGTACATGATTCCAAGCAGAAGAAACCAAAAATGATCATGGACTATAACTCAACGAAAGGTGCTGttgattttctatataaaatggtTTCGGCctatatttgtaaacaaatgaCTAGAAGGTGGACAATAgccatttttcataatatgattGATATATCATGTGTCATGTCATGACACCCACCCAGACTGAAAACAGAAGACAACCGTACAAAGACACTTGTTTCTAAAGAAATTAGGTATGGGATTGGTAAATAATCACATCGAGCGTAGGCAAACTCTTCCTCGGACTAATGCTTCAATGAAATTAACACAACGAATACAGTCAGATGTTACCAAAACAACGAATAATTCCACTACTCAGAGttctaataaatgaaaaaggtGTTGTGTATGTCCATCTTCAAAAGATGTAAAAACCTGAAAtgctgtaaaaaaatttaagaaatatatatcatgtCCGAAACATTCTGAAATTTTGCGCCTTCCGTGTTGCCAAGAAAATGagtaatatacttataatatagtCGTTTAATGTATTCTTATTTTGAtgtcataaatatgttttaaaaaataattagattttgtatttatttcaaaacaattactCCATATTTTTGACATCGGGTCAACATGACACGATGGCCTCAAGTGTACATTGTATTTGAAGAACCGAGGAAGGTTAATACAAAAGTTACATTTACGTACGGAACATGAAGGTCAAACTCTCATTattcattgaataatatatcaaaaaaacaaatatatatagcatatatcaacagttttatataatggCAGCCTTCAGGTTCGTATCCTGTGGAACGACTTTCCTTAAACAGTGTAAGATGAACGTTATCACCATGTAAGGACTCTGCTGTTACGGCGTGGAAATAACTCAAGCCATTATAAAGAGAAATCAGAAATCAATATAACGACACttggttattttaaagacaaaatattcACTAACTGATAGAtttggttaattttattatccttaaaaagaatataatatcaatatattacaaacaatataactttattatttacaacttcAAAACActccattattattttagtgaatgaaaataaactagTCTCAATCTGTGATGCTACGATCGGCGCCGGCGCATGTGGGCGGGCACGAGCGCGTTATATAACGGGGTGACCATTTAAACATAtcgatattatacaaaaaaaaaatgcgtcaaaaaaaatttatatacattcacagaactaagtaaaataaagataattaaaatatataataaaatagtgcTCATTGTAGTATGTGTAAAAAACATACACTGctcgaataaaaaatactgaatCCTAAACAAGTGGTCTCGTTtggaaacgaaaaaaaaatcgtgaCCTTTCGATGAGTTGTGACATGATGGTCGCTCTCTCAATTAGATTAAGCTTTAAATAGCTTGTAACTGTCATTTATCAGTGACCAAGCGTTCTTTGATAAATTCACTCAAGATGACGTTATCATGTTATTGCACCGAcacttttgtaattatttacgtcatcaaatatatatattattaaaatcaagagTTTTTGAACACTACTCGCTTCTGtaacgtataaaaatattttttaaactgccTGTCCTGCAAGATGTATTAGTTAACAGTTTCaaacattacaatatcaaAACATCAAGATATATTTAGTACAAGTTGTCTTGGAGTATTAAATATGACAAGTATGCTGAGACTCTTCATAGTATAGAGCACGTACGAACCATTGATCAATTGCTATGAAGTGGGGGTCCATTCATGCGCACGCGCAGAGCGACCTCGCAGCCATCTAGAGCGTATAATTTACGTATTTCAAATAGTTTAAGTATGACTAATTCATGTGTTAACTTAAcgattaatgttttaattttagtgtaaaatcaataaataggTCCAAGTCTCGCTGATAAGATGACCGATGACTTGAATTGAAAGTAAGAAAATCAGGAATGTTTTCCGGATTTCACATCCAGAATGTAATGCAGTCTTAATAGCAATGTTAagcaatgttaaattttatttgagatgCAAAGATCAAGACAGTCTATTTGTAGCGCAGTGAACAAAACTCcgataatttttctttaaagtttACAATACTAAGATCAcatttatgtatgtgttttggtgacaaataattttccacCTACTAATACACTCATACCAAGAACAGTATGGCACTATTTTGTAATAGAACAAACAGATCTGCCCAATGAATTAGGCAAGTACTAATATTTGCGTACTCCTACATCCGCCAACCTGTCACATGCCGCCCTAACTAAACAAGTGACTTGCACCCAAGGACGGTTATATCGATTGATATTAACCATCCAAATTTGCTACACGCAATTTCAACcagttcatataaaaaattaaaaaacgtaTATGAAACATTCATACAGTAAAACAGAGGTTTGcagaaatatcttaattttttggccaataaaaataaactaaaccacaaaaaagttgttattttttttatatctaaagaaATTTGCTAAACAAGTTTCAGACATTACATTCTATAAAGCCGGTACTCAATAATTCTATTAGTATAATAAAGCCCACATAGTTGAATTCCACTCTTGTCGAGTATATGAAATGTTCCGCTTTATGCAATGAACGGTGCAAAATGCAATTATCCCCATTAGCATCAACCATCGCTTGACGTCCATTGGGTTATGCGCGAGTTACTTGCGAAATGCCAAGGATATTATCAACAATGGAAAGTGCAACTGCATATAAAATGTGAGAACCAAATGTATTGTTTAGATGTTGTGAAAATCATTTACATCATAAGAAGACAACCGAACATAATGACAATGTTACTTAAAAGCTTca encodes:
- the LOC116767338 gene encoding E3 ubiquitin-protein ligase HECW2 isoform X3, producing the protein MWLLDEPNQPYEDCEQLLCFRYYNGEEDECVAESSTLPPRFKIDLKKLPHRLKEGISRKRSGDQVSPFSYNNESFEMSSENTPRVELVSTSQDIKYLSENVNKCSISTLGNNGTLNLEQINCDHSKSLVSSSTESPSECPNILDCKPTSSGVKKKCPPPVDTGGGQVLNGVKKKTNMNIGLESPTSPDGTEYYKLWSPQNPCKIMKFVYDVEGANVPNDAQKSPVPPLPPRQSHKPLERMHALPPIVQRHRKPKKLTKPEDAFTFELIDTDEQFFTDNNIANSAALHGDINDFKPGEFYSGVQAPISSTTTFLRGCQNVAPLATPETEGSLCDSTISSIKLSKFVEDKKSVDVPDSTQNVGKSNIVFIKDIGPDNYITTTFARKEKNVEGDFHLTPNHAKSDEKAQHTFLNEICNRVDFEDDNRHQVEEKEISVVKGHKPLTRQNSGRATPTMMTAFLNSSHIDGSSREGEQEIHTAPSSCNSSPSSSPIEEGGKTIPNVGTLLMNRKYSCDSSTPKHSSLPRHLLKNLGCENNTKHSPHKSVPSKDVPDSPMRPHPRVLSRVAALANTTVPQCPPTPTHHARRTRPLPPPDLHPPPIQNCENFEMVEFTNELRTSEIRSPNLEFVNSNHFTIVHAGPPDDVVLRRPQAVDDTDDNENAVASPTPLRHMAGIRLPSIPERASRQMALTGDFPANMIGGIIECEEPLPPGWEARMDSHGRVFYIDHINRTTTWQRPAANGAARSPEPEVQRRQLDRRYQSIRRTLTRAPPEEEEPPAGTSNAPAAPHAPHPAAEFLARPDFYSILHMNLEASSLYNCNSTLKHMISKIRRDTSSFERYQHNRDLVALVNMFSETDRELPLGWDSKLDRNGKRFFVDHVMRRTTFVDPRLPRAPTAGPFSPLLPPRRRPIMTDQAPTPPPRPPISTADSYLQNSQQEIPIAYNDKVVAFLRQPNILSILKERCSGCGTALRDKVNAVRVEGASALARYQNDVQLTCLLSLFEQEIMSYVPASGAPEPSPVASPAAARSTRAPAPQRRDFEAKLRAFYRKLESKGYGQGPGKLKLHIRREHLLEDAFRRIMSCSKKELQKGKLCVLWEGEEGLDYGGPSREFFFLLSRELFNPYYGLFEYSANDTYTVHVSPMSAFVDNHHEWFRFSGRVLGLALVHGYLLEAWFTRALYRALLRLPPALEDVDALDAQFAASLRWLQSARCVSSLELTFAVSERLADGRVLERELRPGGRELAVTERNKKDYLERLVRWRVQRGVADQTEWLVRGFHEVVDPRLVAAFDARELELVIAGAPELDVADWRTHTEYRGGYHDHHPVILAFWQAIDRFTNEQRLRLVQFVTGTSSIPYEGFSALRGSTGPRRFCIERWGRTESLPRAHTCFNRLDLPPYPTLQLLHEKLLLAVEETNTFGIE